From one Lotus japonicus ecotype B-129 chromosome 3, LjGifu_v1.2 genomic stretch:
- the LOC130749388 gene encoding mitochondrial uncoupling protein 1 gives MVADSKSNSDISFAKTFASSAFSACFAEVCTIPLDTAKVRLQLQKQGIAGDVASLPKYKGMLGTIATIAREEGASALWKGIVPGLHRQCLYGGLRIGLYEPVKALYVGSDHVGDVPLSKKILAAFTTGAVAITVANPTDLVKVRLQAEGKLAPGVPRRYSGSLNAYSTIVRQEGVGALWTGLGPNIARNGIINAAELASYDQVKQTILKIPGFTDNVVTHLLSGLGAGFFAVCIGSPVDVVKSRMMGDSTYKSTLDCFVKTLKNDGPFAFYRGFIPNFGRLGSWNVIMFLTLEQTKKFVKSLESS, from the exons ATGGTGGCGGATTCCAAGTCAAACTCCGATATCTCCTTCGCCAAAACCTTCGCTAGCAGCGCTTTCTCCGCCTGTTTCGCTGAG GTGTGTACTATACCTTTGGACACTGCTAAAGTTAGGCTTCAGCTTCAAAAACAAGGTATAGCTGGGGATGTAGCCTCCTTACCTAAATATAAGGGTATGCTTGGAACAATTGCAACCATTGCCAGAGAAGAAGGTGCTTCAGCACTCTGGAAGGGCATTGTGCCAGGGCTACATCGTCAATGTCTGTATGGAGGTTTAAGAATTGGGTTATATGAGCCT GTTAAGGCTCTCTATGTGGGGAGTGACCATGTTGGGGATGTTCCATTGTCAAAGAAAATTCTTGCTGCATTTACAACTG GTGCTGTGGCAATTACAGTGGCAAATCCAACTGATCTCGTCAAAGTTAGGCTTCAAGCAGAAGGAAAATTGGCTCCGGGTGTTCCTAGGCGCTACTCTGGATCTTTAAATGCTTATTCAACAATTGTGAGACAG GAAGGAGTTGGGGCACTTTGGACTGGTCTTGGCCCCAATATAGCAAGAAATGGTATCATCAATGCTGCTGAACTAGCCAGCTATGATCAAGTGAAACAG ACAATTTTGAAAATTCCAGGATTCACCGACAATGTTGTAACTCATCTCCTTTCTGGTCTGGGGGCAGGGTTTTTTGCTGTCTGTATCGGCTCCCCAGTTGATGTG GTTAAGTCTAGAATGATGGGAGATTCTACTTACAAAAGCACCCTTGATTGTTTTGTCAAAACCTTAAAGAATGAT GGCCCCTTCGCCTTTTATAGAGGCTTCATCCCAAATTTTGGACGGCTAGGATCTTGGAATGTGATCATGTTTCTAACCCTAGAACAG ACTAAAAAGTTCGTCAAAAGTTTAGAATCATCCTGA